AGAGCGCCGATCGGCGCATGCGTTCCCGAAGCGAGGCACGCAGTTCCGCCCGACGCGGCCCATCGCTCGCGAGTGCGACCGCCGCGGCGACATAGTGCTTCGGCGTGCCGGCGGCAAGGTCCTCCAGCCCGACAGCGCGCAGCACCGAGAGCCCCTGCCGCGACATCGGGCGGCGCCACGGCAGCGTCACGACGGGCACGCCCATCCAAAGCGCCTCGCAAGTCGTGAGGCCACCGCAGAATGGGAACGGATCGAGCGCAATGTCGATTCCGCCGTACTCCGCGAGCATCTCCGGATGAGGCGAACCGCCGCGAGTCTCGACGCGCGGGGAATCGATTCCCAGCGCGGCAAGGCGATTCTTCGCGATCGCCGCAACTTCCGGGTCACCGAGGCTTCGCGACTTGAGAACGAGGCGGCTTTCGGGCAGCGCATGCAGGATGAGCGCCCAGGCACGCAGCACGCCGTCACCGATTTTCGCGACGTTATTGAAGCACCCGAACGCAACCGCACCGGGCCTGGCCGATGGCGGCGCCGCGACCGGAGGCGCGTAGTCGGGCGGCGCGTAGGTGAGGTGACGGCGCCCGAGGCGCCTGATCCTCTCCGTGAACGCCGCCTCCGATCCCTCCGGAGCGAGGTCGGATCCCAGCACGACGCCGTCGACCGCGCCAACGCCCGTGCTGGCGGCGAACCCCAGCCACGAGAGCTGCACGGGCGCCGCGCGCCGCGCAAACACGCCGAGGCGGTTGCCGGCGGTGTGGCCGGCCATGTCGACGAGCACGTCGATGCCCAGCGAGAGGACCAGCCCGCGGAGTGCCTCGTCATCCATTCCCGCGACCGTATGCCAGTGCTCCACGCCCGCACGAAGCCGCTGCGTGACGGCATCGTCCATCGTGCCATCGGCGAAGCAGTGCACCTCGAATCCAGTGCGGTCATGCGCCAGGATTGCAGGCGACCCCATCCAGCCGACGGGATGCGACCAGAAATCGGCGGAGACGTAGCCGATGCGCAGCCGACGCGAACCTGGCGCGAACGGCTCACGCTGCGGCAATGGCATCCCCTGCCCCAGGCGGCTTCCCGCAGCCAAGGCTTCGCGACGCAAATCGGCCGCGCAGGACTGCGCGGAATACTGCAGTGCCATCTGCAGGTTGGAAAGTGCCGCCGGATGCGAGGGCGCGATGCGGAGCGCCTTCCGGGTCGCCGCGAGTGCCGACTCGGGACCGAGGGACTGCTGCAGCGCGAGCGCGAGGTTGATCCATGCCTCGACCATCGACGGGTCGAGCGCGATCGCGTGCCGGTGGCACACCGCCGCCTGGGCGGCCATGCCGCGCGCCTGCCATTCGAGACCAAGGTTTACGTGGCTGTGCGGCAAGCCCGGATCCAGCGTGACCGCGTGCTGCAGCACGCGCAGCGCCTCGTCATGGTCTCCGCGGGCCTGGAGCGCGACGCCCAGGTTGGACCAGGCTGCCGCGAATCCCGGAACCAGCTGCGTGGCGCGGAGATGGCAGGA
This Betaproteobacteria bacterium DNA region includes the following protein-coding sequences:
- a CDS encoding tetratricopeptide repeat protein; its protein translation is MTADDAVFQPRDAADVFGEAVALQEAGRHVEAIATLRRVVALEPSHAEAHTRLGWLLCRSGKIDEAVSCHLRATQLVPGFAAAWSNLGVALQARGDHDEALRVLQHAVTLDPGLPHSHVNLGLEWQARGMAAQAAVCHRHAIALDPSMVEAWINLALALQQSLGPESALAATRKALRIAPSHPAALSNLQMALQYSAQSCAADLRREALAAGSRLGQGMPLPQREPFAPGSRRLRIGYVSADFWSHPVGWMGSPAILAHDRTGFEVHCFADGTMDDAVTQRLRAGVEHWHTVAGMDDEALRGLVLSLGIDVLVDMAGHTAGNRLGVFARRAAPVQLSWLGFAASTGVGAVDGVVLGSDLAPEGSEAAFTERIRRLGRRHLTYAPPDYAPPVAAPPSARPGAVAFGCFNNVAKIGDGVLRAWALILHALPESRLVLKSRSLGDPEVAAIAKNRLAALGIDSPRVETRGGSPHPEMLAEYGGIDIALDPFPFCGGLTTCEALWMGVPVVTLPWRRPMSRQGLSVLRAVGLEDLAAGTPKHYVAAAVALASDGPRRAELRASLRERMRRSALFDAASLARALECEYLRAASGERS